The genomic stretch CCTGGCTTCTCGCAATGACGGAATTTATGTGCGCCACTGCGTTTATATGCCATCACGATCGATGTATTCGTCATTGCGAGGCCGCCTCGGCCGTGGCAATCCAGACTTCCGCACACACTGGTCTTGCGCCGCGTTCACGCCTTCCTCTGGATTGCTTCGTCGCGGACTCCTCGCAATGACGGTGTTTATGTACGCCAGTGCATTTATATGCCGTGACAGCCGATGCGTTCGTCATTGCGAGAAGCCAGGCTCTGCGTGGGCCGCTTCGGCCGTGGCAATCCAGACGCTCACACACACCATGGGCCTTACGCCAATTCAGCACCCTGTCCTGGATTGCTTCGTCGCGGACTCCCACGCAGAGCCTGGCTTCTCGCAATGACGGTGTCTATCTACGCCAATCTCCTAATATAATGGAATCACTATGAAAACCATGCAACCATGCGTTTACATCATGGCCAACAAAAGAAACGGCACCCTCTATACCGGCGTCACCTCCAACCTCGTACAGCGCGTCCATCAGCATAAACAAGGGATGTCCGGATTCACGGGGAAATACGGCTGCACCTTGCTCGTCTGGTACGAACCGCACGACAACATGCACAACGCCATCTTTCGAGAAAAGCAGATCAAGGCGGGAAACCGCAAAAGGAAGCTTGCCCTGATTGAATCAATCAATCCGCAATGGCGGGATTTGTCCGAGGTGATCGTGGAATGATCACGATAAAGAACCATCGCTTTGGTCCATCTTCCTTTCCGTCATTGCGAGCACAGCGATGCAATCCGGAAGACAGAAAACCTGGATTGCTTCGTCGCGGACTCCCACGCAGAGCCTGGCTTCTCGCAATGACGGAGTTTATGCGCGCCATTGCCTCTCCATGCCATCACGGCAGAGATACTCGTCATTGCGAGGCCGCTTCGGCCGTGGCAATCCAGCCCCCGCCCGACCCTTGGCGTCATTTCCATTGGGATGTATGGACGGGATAAACG from Deltaproteobacteria bacterium encodes the following:
- a CDS encoding GIY-YIG nuclease family protein; protein product: MQPCVYIMANKRNGTLYTGVTSNLVQRVHQHKQGMSGFTGKYGCTLLVWYEPHDNMHNAIFREKQIKAGNRKRKLALIESINPQWRDLSEVIVE